A window of the Cicer arietinum cultivar CDC Frontier isolate Library 1 chromosome 6, Cicar.CDCFrontier_v2.0, whole genome shotgun sequence genome harbors these coding sequences:
- the LOC140920643 gene encoding uncharacterized protein yields the protein MDVVVREGDGNGKKMVRCKFFLRFLTLPLPLLSPTLPLPLLSLTLPLPLLSLILLLHHLQMTDEHEASSSDSEISPSLSSSKDSLLNPRILYFLHPDENLGATVVSVLLNDNNYHTWSKLMRRALSSKNKIRFINGTLPQPLSTNSDFESTICIDSTSELWADLRDRFTQGNHFRFSDLLRDLHSIKQGEHSLSSYFTDLKILWDELEDLRPTPSCTCPIPCSCKLNTTVRDFKHEEYISYFLKGLNENYNNVRTQILFMDHLPSISKVYYLVVQQDLVPNSTHNPPDTVVAFNINTPNNSNQGRGCGRGQPRPSMFCTHCHKNNHTVDTCYFKHGFPPGYRKNQFANLSSTNDSKNYFLSQPPQQPDSNKHFSKEDYQILINLLHHSKSDATTKNSVPDQSNHIVSSISNTGFVSNRLSLWIMDSGASDHDLHTQKTIGHVEHRNSLYILDHIPASAIVLSTESGPISNDHCIDFVNATLPHKFDV from the exons ATGGATGTCGTCGTTAGAGAGGGTGATGGTAATGGAAAGAAAATGGTCAGG TGTAAATTTTTTCTGCGTTTCCTCACTTTACCTTTACCTTTACTTTCCCCCACTTTACCTTTACCTTTACTTTCCCTCACTTTACCTTTACCTTTACTTTCCCTCATACTTCTCCTTCACCATCTTCAAATGACAGATGAACATGAGGCTTCTTCCTCTGATTCAGAAATTTCCCCTTCTTTGTCTTCATCCAAAGACTCATTATTAAATCCAAGAATCCTTTATTTTTTGCATCCCGACGAGAACCTCGGCGCAACTGTGGTTTCGGTTCTTTTAAATGACAACAACTATCACACATGGAGCAAATTGATGCGTCGTGCTCTTTCATCCAAGAACAAAATTCGGTTTATCAATGGTACCTTGCCTCAGCCCTTATCCACGAATTCAGATTTTGAG AGTACCATCTGCATTGATTCAACATCAGAGTTATGGGCTGATCTCCGTGATCGTTTCACTCAAGGAAATCATTTTCGATTTTCTGATCTCCTCCGTGATCTCCATTCAATCAAGCAAGGTGAACACTCTTTGTCTAGCTATTTCACTGATTTGAAGATTCTTTGGGATGAATTGGAGGATCTTCGCCCAACACCATCATGCACATGCCCTATTCCTTGTTCTTGCAAGCTCAACACAACAGTTCGTGATTTCAAGCATGAAGAATATATCTCTTATTTTCTAAAAGGTTTGAATGAAAATTACAATAACGTTCGCACACAGATTTTATTCATGGATCATTTACCTTCAATTAGCAAAGTGTATTATCTTGTTGTTCAACAAGACCTTGTTCCCAATTCAACCCACAATCCACCTGATACTGTTGTTGCTTTTAATATCAATACTCCCAACAATTCCAATCAAGGTCGTGGCTGTGGTCGTGGCCAGCCTCGTCCTTCCATGTTTTGTACTCATTGCCATAAAAATAATCACACCGTAGACACATGTTATTTCAAACATGGCTTTCCACCGGGTTATCGTAAAAACCAATTTGCAAATTTGTCTTCAACAAATGATTCCAAGAATTATTTTCTCTCCCAGCCTCCACAGCAGCCCGATTCCAACAAACACTTTAGCAAAGAAGATTATCAGATTTTGATTAATCTATTACATCATTCTAAATCTGATGCTACCACCAAGAATTCCGTTCCAGATCAATCCAATCACATAGTATCAAGTATTTCCAATACAGGTTTCGTTTCTAATCGTCTTTCTCTATGGATTATGGATTCGGGGGCCTCCGATCAT GATTTGCATACCCAGAAGACTATTGGGCATGTGGAGCATCGTAATAGTCTTTATATTCTTGATCATATTCCTGCCTCTGCTATAGTTTTGTCTACTGAATCTGGTCCTATTTCTAATGACCATTGTATTGACTTTGTTAATGCTACCTTACCACATAAATTTGATGTTTGA
- the LOC101489855 gene encoding uncharacterized protein isoform X4, which yields MPSFFLHFLLASIQLLYHIYINNDEMPIGWPFGLGFLNMRLRVVESSLPATLVEPYSLSLHIPSTSFSSFSSSNLDTEALILAGIDTTAEI from the exons ATGCcttctttctttcttcattttcttcttgcATCTATTCAGCTgctttatcatatatatatcaat AATGATGAGATGCCAATTGGGTGGCCATTTGGACTTGGTTTTCTGAATATGAGACTAAGAGTTGTGGAATCATCACTACCAGCTACTTTGGTAGAGCCATACTCATTGTCACTACACATTCCTTCCACCAGTTTTTCCTCATTCTCATCCTCTAATCTTGATACAGAG GCACTTATTCTAGCAGGCATAGACACTACGGCAGAAATATAG
- the LOC101489855 gene encoding uncharacterized protein isoform X1: MPSFFLHFLLASIQLLYHIYINNDEMPIGWPFGLGFLNMRLRVVESSLPATLVEPYSLSLHIPSTSFSSFSSSNLDTESTASFYNDKSVSLGHLIGIRPSERRSLYFPNALRFEEREKKQLTKVSCCSDTSKAHEDHDMSCAIFIHTLLHPLLKISKISKKNSRN, translated from the exons ATGCcttctttctttcttcattttcttcttgcATCTATTCAGCTgctttatcatatatatatcaat AATGATGAGATGCCAATTGGGTGGCCATTTGGACTTGGTTTTCTGAATATGAGACTAAGAGTTGTGGAATCATCACTACCAGCTACTTTGGTAGAGCCATACTCATTGTCACTACACATTCCTTCCACCAGTTTTTCCTCATTCTCATCCTCTAATCTTGATACAGAG TCAACGGCATCATTCTATAATGACAAAAGTGTATCTCTTGGGCATCTAATTGGAATTAGACCAAGTGAAAGGAGAAGCTTATACTTCCCAAACGCATTAAGATTTGAAGAAAGAGAGAAGAAACAACTAACAAAGGTTTCTTGTTGTTCTGATACCTCAAAAGCACATGAAGATCATGACATGTCATGTGCCATTTTCATACACACACTACTTCATCCCCTGCTAAAGATTAGTAAAATTAGTAAGAAAAATTCAAGGAACTAG
- the LOC101489855 gene encoding uncharacterized protein isoform X2 yields the protein MVLQNDEMPIGWPFGLGFLNMRLRVVESSLPATLVEPYSLSLHIPSTSFSSFSSSNLDTESTASFYNDKSVSLGHLIGIRPSERRSLYFPNALRFEEREKKQLTKVSCCSDTSKAHEDHDMSCAIFIHTLLHPLLKISKISKKNSRN from the exons ATGGTTTTGCAG AATGATGAGATGCCAATTGGGTGGCCATTTGGACTTGGTTTTCTGAATATGAGACTAAGAGTTGTGGAATCATCACTACCAGCTACTTTGGTAGAGCCATACTCATTGTCACTACACATTCCTTCCACCAGTTTTTCCTCATTCTCATCCTCTAATCTTGATACAGAG TCAACGGCATCATTCTATAATGACAAAAGTGTATCTCTTGGGCATCTAATTGGAATTAGACCAAGTGAAAGGAGAAGCTTATACTTCCCAAACGCATTAAGATTTGAAGAAAGAGAGAAGAAACAACTAACAAAGGTTTCTTGTTGTTCTGATACCTCAAAAGCACATGAAGATCATGACATGTCATGTGCCATTTTCATACACACACTACTTCATCCCCTGCTAAAGATTAGTAAAATTAGTAAGAAAAATTCAAGGAACTAG
- the LOC101489855 gene encoding uncharacterized protein isoform X3, which produces MAAMNDEMPIGWPFGLGFLNMRLRVVESSLPATLVEPYSLSLHIPSTSFSSFSSSNLDTESTASFYNDKSVSLGHLIGIRPSERRSLYFPNALRFEEREKKQLTKVSCCSDTSKAHEDHDMSCAIFIHTLLHPLLKISKISKKNSRN; this is translated from the exons ATGGCTGCAATG AATGATGAGATGCCAATTGGGTGGCCATTTGGACTTGGTTTTCTGAATATGAGACTAAGAGTTGTGGAATCATCACTACCAGCTACTTTGGTAGAGCCATACTCATTGTCACTACACATTCCTTCCACCAGTTTTTCCTCATTCTCATCCTCTAATCTTGATACAGAG TCAACGGCATCATTCTATAATGACAAAAGTGTATCTCTTGGGCATCTAATTGGAATTAGACCAAGTGAAAGGAGAAGCTTATACTTCCCAAACGCATTAAGATTTGAAGAAAGAGAGAAGAAACAACTAACAAAGGTTTCTTGTTGTTCTGATACCTCAAAAGCACATGAAGATCATGACATGTCATGTGCCATTTTCATACACACACTACTTCATCCCCTGCTAAAGATTAGTAAAATTAGTAAGAAAAATTCAAGGAACTAG